Proteins from a single region of Phalacrocorax carbo chromosome 25, bPhaCar2.1, whole genome shotgun sequence:
- the STRADA gene encoding STE20-related kinase adapter protein alpha isoform X2, which produces MSFLRWVSEKFIVEGLREFELFGEQPPGDSRRKTNEASSESIASSPKRDTMSNFLPDSSCYELLTIIGRGFEDLMVVNLARYKPTAEYVTVRRVNLEACTNEMVTFLQGELHVSKLFNHPNIVPYKATFIADNELWVVTSFMAYGSAKDLICTHFMDGMSELAIAYILQGVLKALDYIHHMGYVHRSVKASHILISVDGKVYLSGLRSNLSMINHGQRLKVVHDFPKYSIKVLPWLSPEVLQQNLQGYDAKSDIYSVGITACELANGHVPFKDMPSTQMLLEKLNGTVPCLLDTTTIPADELTMKTSRSSANYGMGESMAISNVRAANGEPTLHPYLRTFSTYFHNFVEQCLQRNPDFRPSAGTLLNHPFFKQIKRRASEALPELLRPVTPITNFEGTRPQDPSGIFGLVSNLEQLDVDDWEF; this is translated from the exons ATGTCTTTTCTT cgGTGGGTGTCTGAAAAGTTCATTGTTGAGGGCTTAAGAGAGTTCGAACTGTTTGGAG AGCAGCCTCCGGGTGACTCTCGGAGAAAA ACAAATGAGGCGAGCTCCGAGTCGATAGCTTCTTCCCCCAAAAGGGACACCATGAGCAACTTCCTACCAGACAGCAGCTGTTATGAGTTGCTCACTATCATAG gCAGAGGCTTTGAAGACTTGATGGTTGTGAACCTGGCCAGGTACAAACCCACAGCAGAGTATGTCACAGTCAGAAGAGTGAACTTGGAGGCCTGCACAAATGAAATGGTCACATTCTTGCAG gggGAACTTCATGTTTCCAAGCTCTTCAACCACCCAAACATTGTGCCATACAAAGCAACTTTCATAGCGGACAATGAGCTGTGGGTAGTGACATCTTTCATGGCCTATG gttCTGCAAAAGATTTAATCTGTACCCATTTTATGGATGGGATGAGTGAACTGGCTATTGCATATATCCTCCAAGGTGTACTGAAGGCACTTGACTACATCCACCATATGGGCTATGTacacag gaGCGTAAAAGCCAGCCATATCCTGATCTCTGTAGATGGGAAGGTGTACCTCTCTGGCCTGCGAAGTAATCTAAGTATGATCAACCATGGGCAGCGACTCAAAGTCGTTCATGACTTTCCCAAATACAGCATCAAAGTCCTGCCTTGGCTCAGTCCTGAAGTCTTGCAGCag AATCTCCAGGGTTACGATGCAAAATCTGACATTTACAGCGTAGGGATAACAGCCTGCGAGCTGGCAAATGGTCACGTACCGTTTAAAGACATGCCTTCTACTCAG ATGCTCTTGGAAAAGCTGAATGGAACTGTTCCCTGCCTGCTAGACACCACCACAATTCCTGCTGATGAACTGACTATGAAAACCTCCCGTTCGAGTGCTAACTATGGGATGGGTGAGAGCATGGCTATTAGCAATGTGAGAGCGGCCAATGGGGAGCCAACCCTGCACCCTTATCTTCGGACCTTCTCCACCTACTTCCACAACTTTGTAGAGCAGTGCCTCCAGCGGAACCCTGATTTCAG GCCAAGCGCAGGCACGCTGCTTAATCATCCCTTTTTCAAGCAG ATCAAGCGCCGCGCTTCTGAAGCACTCCCTGAACTTCTGCGCCCCGTCACCCCAATCACCAATTTTGAAGGAACACGGCCCCAGGATCCCAGTGGCATTTTTGGGCTGGTATCAAACCTGGAGCAGCTGGATGTGGATGACTGGGAATTCTAG
- the STRADA gene encoding STE20-related kinase adapter protein alpha isoform X1 yields the protein MSFLVSKPERIRRWVSEKFIVEGLREFELFGEQPPGDSRRKTNEASSESIASSPKRDTMSNFLPDSSCYELLTIIGRGFEDLMVVNLARYKPTAEYVTVRRVNLEACTNEMVTFLQGELHVSKLFNHPNIVPYKATFIADNELWVVTSFMAYGSAKDLICTHFMDGMSELAIAYILQGVLKALDYIHHMGYVHRSVKASHILISVDGKVYLSGLRSNLSMINHGQRLKVVHDFPKYSIKVLPWLSPEVLQQNLQGYDAKSDIYSVGITACELANGHVPFKDMPSTQMLLEKLNGTVPCLLDTTTIPADELTMKTSRSSANYGMGESMAISNVRAANGEPTLHPYLRTFSTYFHNFVEQCLQRNPDFRPSAGTLLNHPFFKQIKRRASEALPELLRPVTPITNFEGTRPQDPSGIFGLVSNLEQLDVDDWEF from the exons ATGTCTTTTCTTGTAAGTAAACCCGAGCGGATTAGG cgGTGGGTGTCTGAAAAGTTCATTGTTGAGGGCTTAAGAGAGTTCGAACTGTTTGGAG AGCAGCCTCCGGGTGACTCTCGGAGAAAA ACAAATGAGGCGAGCTCCGAGTCGATAGCTTCTTCCCCCAAAAGGGACACCATGAGCAACTTCCTACCAGACAGCAGCTGTTATGAGTTGCTCACTATCATAG gCAGAGGCTTTGAAGACTTGATGGTTGTGAACCTGGCCAGGTACAAACCCACAGCAGAGTATGTCACAGTCAGAAGAGTGAACTTGGAGGCCTGCACAAATGAAATGGTCACATTCTTGCAG gggGAACTTCATGTTTCCAAGCTCTTCAACCACCCAAACATTGTGCCATACAAAGCAACTTTCATAGCGGACAATGAGCTGTGGGTAGTGACATCTTTCATGGCCTATG gttCTGCAAAAGATTTAATCTGTACCCATTTTATGGATGGGATGAGTGAACTGGCTATTGCATATATCCTCCAAGGTGTACTGAAGGCACTTGACTACATCCACCATATGGGCTATGTacacag gaGCGTAAAAGCCAGCCATATCCTGATCTCTGTAGATGGGAAGGTGTACCTCTCTGGCCTGCGAAGTAATCTAAGTATGATCAACCATGGGCAGCGACTCAAAGTCGTTCATGACTTTCCCAAATACAGCATCAAAGTCCTGCCTTGGCTCAGTCCTGAAGTCTTGCAGCag AATCTCCAGGGTTACGATGCAAAATCTGACATTTACAGCGTAGGGATAACAGCCTGCGAGCTGGCAAATGGTCACGTACCGTTTAAAGACATGCCTTCTACTCAG ATGCTCTTGGAAAAGCTGAATGGAACTGTTCCCTGCCTGCTAGACACCACCACAATTCCTGCTGATGAACTGACTATGAAAACCTCCCGTTCGAGTGCTAACTATGGGATGGGTGAGAGCATGGCTATTAGCAATGTGAGAGCGGCCAATGGGGAGCCAACCCTGCACCCTTATCTTCGGACCTTCTCCACCTACTTCCACAACTTTGTAGAGCAGTGCCTCCAGCGGAACCCTGATTTCAG GCCAAGCGCAGGCACGCTGCTTAATCATCCCTTTTTCAAGCAG ATCAAGCGCCGCGCTTCTGAAGCACTCCCTGAACTTCTGCGCCCCGTCACCCCAATCACCAATTTTGAAGGAACACGGCCCCAGGATCCCAGTGGCATTTTTGGGCTGGTATCAAACCTGGAGCAGCTGGATGTGGATGACTGGGAATTCTAG
- the STRADA gene encoding STE20-related kinase adapter protein alpha isoform X3, whose translation MSNFLPDSSCYELLTIIGRGFEDLMVVNLARYKPTAEYVTVRRVNLEACTNEMVTFLQGELHVSKLFNHPNIVPYKATFIADNELWVVTSFMAYGSAKDLICTHFMDGMSELAIAYILQGVLKALDYIHHMGYVHRSVKASHILISVDGKVYLSGLRSNLSMINHGQRLKVVHDFPKYSIKVLPWLSPEVLQQNLQGYDAKSDIYSVGITACELANGHVPFKDMPSTQMLLEKLNGTVPCLLDTTTIPADELTMKTSRSSANYGMGESMAISNVRAANGEPTLHPYLRTFSTYFHNFVEQCLQRNPDFRPSAGTLLNHPFFKQIKRRASEALPELLRPVTPITNFEGTRPQDPSGIFGLVSNLEQLDVDDWEF comes from the exons ATGAGCAACTTCCTACCAGACAGCAGCTGTTATGAGTTGCTCACTATCATAG gCAGAGGCTTTGAAGACTTGATGGTTGTGAACCTGGCCAGGTACAAACCCACAGCAGAGTATGTCACAGTCAGAAGAGTGAACTTGGAGGCCTGCACAAATGAAATGGTCACATTCTTGCAG gggGAACTTCATGTTTCCAAGCTCTTCAACCACCCAAACATTGTGCCATACAAAGCAACTTTCATAGCGGACAATGAGCTGTGGGTAGTGACATCTTTCATGGCCTATG gttCTGCAAAAGATTTAATCTGTACCCATTTTATGGATGGGATGAGTGAACTGGCTATTGCATATATCCTCCAAGGTGTACTGAAGGCACTTGACTACATCCACCATATGGGCTATGTacacag gaGCGTAAAAGCCAGCCATATCCTGATCTCTGTAGATGGGAAGGTGTACCTCTCTGGCCTGCGAAGTAATCTAAGTATGATCAACCATGGGCAGCGACTCAAAGTCGTTCATGACTTTCCCAAATACAGCATCAAAGTCCTGCCTTGGCTCAGTCCTGAAGTCTTGCAGCag AATCTCCAGGGTTACGATGCAAAATCTGACATTTACAGCGTAGGGATAACAGCCTGCGAGCTGGCAAATGGTCACGTACCGTTTAAAGACATGCCTTCTACTCAG ATGCTCTTGGAAAAGCTGAATGGAACTGTTCCCTGCCTGCTAGACACCACCACAATTCCTGCTGATGAACTGACTATGAAAACCTCCCGTTCGAGTGCTAACTATGGGATGGGTGAGAGCATGGCTATTAGCAATGTGAGAGCGGCCAATGGGGAGCCAACCCTGCACCCTTATCTTCGGACCTTCTCCACCTACTTCCACAACTTTGTAGAGCAGTGCCTCCAGCGGAACCCTGATTTCAG GCCAAGCGCAGGCACGCTGCTTAATCATCCCTTTTTCAAGCAG ATCAAGCGCCGCGCTTCTGAAGCACTCCCTGAACTTCTGCGCCCCGTCACCCCAATCACCAATTTTGAAGGAACACGGCCCCAGGATCCCAGTGGCATTTTTGGGCTGGTATCAAACCTGGAGCAGCTGGATGTGGATGACTGGGAATTCTAG